A genome region from Camarhynchus parvulus chromosome 15, STF_HiC, whole genome shotgun sequence includes the following:
- the ISCU gene encoding iron-sulfur cluster assembly enzyme ISCU, mitochondrial translates to MAALRAAGAALLRPRAGPAPAVLGYHKKVVDHYENPRNVGSLDRNAKNVGTGLVGAPACGDVMKLQVEVDENGKIVDARFKTFGCGSAIASSSLATEWVKGKTVDEALKIKNTDIAKELCLPPVKLHCSMLAEDAIKAALADYKLKQDPNRESDKKADNA, encoded by the exons ATGGCGGCGCTgagggcggcgggggcggcgctgctgcggccccgggccgggccggccccggccGTGCTGGGCTACCACAAGAAG GTGGTGGATCACTACGAGAACCCGCGCAACGTCGGCTCCCTCGACCGCAATGCCAAGAACGTGGGCACCGGCCTGGTGGGCGCCCCGGCCTGCGGCGACGTCATGAAGCTGCAG GTGGAAGTGGATGAGAACGGCAAGATCGTGGACGCTCGCTTCAAAACATTCGGCTGCGGCTCAGCCATCGCCTCCAGCTCGCTGGCCACGGAGTGGGTCAAAGGGAAAACG GTTGATGAAGCGCTGAAAATCAAGAACACAGATATTGCCAAGGAACTCTGCCTTCCCCCTGTCAAACTGCACTGCTCCA TGCTGGCTGAAGACGCCATCAAGGCCGCCTTGGCCGATTACAAACTGAAGCAGGATCCGAACAGAGAATCCGACAAAAAAGCCGACAATGCCTGA
- the TMEM119 gene encoding LOW QUALITY PROTEIN: transmembrane protein 119 (The sequence of the model RefSeq protein was modified relative to this genomic sequence to represent the inferred CDS: inserted 3 bases in 3 codons), translating to MPVVPGPAVGTALGFAQPLHGHGCSSALMAAGESVPSPSRDPFPAEGPLSGVERRMKGLISAPQTLHSPDAGQCYDPTAAAVPMGSREGWGSGXPPTSAAXFLHWINGNQIVQPGESLEAKSCCWSPSRFPAGILGMGSAMGTWLLLLVLLVAAPAEAAAPRHRPVLPDTAGSGDGDEASATLPAQPVTPRISPTVGEAPGTTVTNSSAPGVLDGLVDFFKEYLLLVVVVGSLSFVLLFIICAAVIVRQKHKASAYYPSSFPKKKYVDERDKSXGARGFSEVPDKASEAGAEEPLDGGWQLQADILAAAQNLKSPHKAPLANGAQGEQNSPQKEEKEEEEEGKKKLGDEQPKPPAQNLSAEEAVSAGSKDGGCTPDACQDGSQAPSGI from the exons ATGCCCGTggtgccaggccctgctgttGGCACTGCTTTGGGCTTTGCTCAGCCCCTCCATGGCCACggctgctcctcagctctgaTGGCTGCCGGGGAATCGGTGCCGTCCCCATCCCGGGACCCCTTTCCTGCCGAGGGGCCCCTGTCTGGGGtggagaggaggatgaagggGCTCATCTCAGCCCCTCAAACCCTTCATTCTCCCGATGCTGGTCAGTGCTATGACCCCACAGCCGCAGCAGTGCCCATGGGGAGCCGGGAGGGTTGGGGGTCAG CAcctcccacctctgctg GTTTTTTGCACTGGATTAATGGAAACCAGATTGTGCAGCCAGGAGAGAGCCTGGAagccaaatcctgctgctggagtCCCTCTCG GTTTCCTGCAGGAATCCTGGGAATGGGCTCAGCCATGGGCACGTGGTTGCTGCtcttggtgctgctggtggcagcccCGGCTGAGGCGGCGGcgccccggcaccgcccggTGCTGCCGGACACGGCGGGCAGCGGGGACGGGGACGAGGCGTCAGCCACGCTGCCCGCCCAGCCCGTGACCCCCCGGATCAGCCCCACCGTGGGGGAAGCACCGGGGACCACGGTGACCAACAGCTCGGCACCGGGCGTGCTGGACGGGCTGGTGGACTTCTTCAAGGAGtacctgctgctggtggtggtggtgggctCGCTGTCCTTCGTCCTCCTCTTCATCATCTGCGCCGCCGTCATCGTGCGGCAGAAGCACAAGGCCTCTGCCTACTatccctcctcctttcccaagAAGAAATACGTGGATGAGCGGGACAAGT GGGGAGCACGGGGCTTCAGCGAGGTGCCCGACAAAGCCTCCGAGGCCGGCGCGGAGGAGCCGCTGGACGgcggctggcagctccaggctgacatcctggctgctgcccagaacCTCAAATCCCCCCACAAGGCACCGCTGGCCAACGGGGCCCAGGGTGAGCAGAATTCCCctcagaaggaagagaaggaggaagaggaggaaggaaagaagaagttGGGGGATGAGCAACCCAAGCCCCCTGCCCAGAACCTGAGCGCGGAGGAAGCGGTGAGCGCAGGAAGCAAGGATGGAGGATGCACCCCTGATGCATGCCAGGATGGCTCCCAGGCTCCCTCTGGAATCTGA
- the SART3 gene encoding squamous cell carcinoma antigen recognized by T-cells 3 isoform X2 — protein MAAAGAEAAAEEERRLPEGDPESGGDSDDEGDSDSSGDGEDEEKENEAEIQRLEEQLSINAFDYNCHLDLIKLLRQEGELVKLRRARQKMSELFPLTEEIWLDWLKDEIKMASEVNEREKVYELFERAVKDYICPEIWLEYAQYSIGGIGQEGGIERVRSIFERALTAVGLHVTKGTALWEAYREFENAILETAQPAPGSIPSPEQQQVLCSQLEKIHTLFRRQLGIPLLDMEASYAEYEEWSEEPIPETTIKNYKKALQQLEKCKPYEEALLGAETPKLAEYQAYIDFEMKAGDPARIQLIYERALAENCLVPDLWARYNQYLDRQLKVKELVLSAHDRAVRNCPWTVGLWIRYLLAMERHRVEHSIISEMFEKALNAGFIQATDYVEIWQAYLDYLRRRVDFTQDSSKELEELRSAFARAVEYLKQEVEERFSESGDPSCTIMQNWARVEARLCNNMQKARELWDNIMTKGNAKYANMWLEYYNLERAHGDTQHCRKALHRAVQCTSDYPEHVCEVLLTLERIEGTLEDWDAAVQKTENRLARVNEQRAKAAEKEAALAKQEEERAEQRKQARAEKKASKKAKKTRTGDKRKADEDDEGEWGQEEELPSKRHRGEGDGMLPEEDMEVETGLFGRSEKPDGPAAPKEKASTSRKDIPKVFHDSSKDKVTVFVSNLSYTMAEPEAKLRELFGSCGEVVEVRAVFNNKGTFRGYCYVQFGEEEAARQALALDRTAVEGRPMFVSPCVDKNKNPDFKVFRYSTTLEKHKLFISGLPFSCTKEELEEVCKAHGNVKDIRLVTNRAGKPKGLAYVEYENEAQASQAVLKMDGLTVKDHVIKVMISNPPLRKLPERPDPSKASLAGEGKDTALHDAPGAAASEQPRGQG, from the exons atggcggcggcgggagctGAGGCGGCGGCCGAGGAGGAGAGGCGGCTGCCGGAGGGAGACCCCGAGTCGGGCGGGGATTCGGACGATGAGGGCGACTCGGACTCGTCTGGGGACGGCGAGGATGAGGAGAAGGAGAACGAGGCTGAGATCCAGCggctggaggagcag ctgtcCATCAATGCTTTTGATTACAACTGTCACTTGGATCTGATCAAGCTGCTCCggcaggagggagagctggTGAAGCTCCGCAGAGCTCGGCAGAAGATGAGCGAGCTCTTCCCCCTCACTGAAG aaattTGGTTGGACTGGTTGAAGGATGAGATAAAAATGGCTTCAGAGGTCAATGAGAGAGAGAAGGTTTATGAACTGTTTGAAAGAGCTGTCAAAGATTACATCT GTCCTGAAATTTGGCTGGAATATGCCCAGTATTCCATAGGGGGCAttgggcaggagggaggcatCGAGAGGGTCCGGTCCATCTTCGAGCGGGCTCTGACGGCCGTGGGGCTGCACGTGACCAAGGGCACGGCCCTGTGGGAAGCTTACAGAGAATTTGAGAATGCCATCCTGGAAACAGCACAG ccagctcctggcagcattCCATCCccggagcagcagcaggtgctgtgcaGCCAGCTCGAGAAGATCCACACGCTCTTCCGGCGCCAGCTGGGGATCCCACTGCTGG ACATGGAGGCTTCATATGCTGAATATGAGGAGTGGTCAGAAGAGCCCATTCCAGAAACAACAATAAAGAACTACAAAAAAGCTctacagcagctggagaagtgTAAACCCTACGAGGAGGCACTG CTGGGTGCTGAAACCCCAAAGCTGGCAGAATACCAAGCTTACATTgattttgaaatgaaagcaggTGACCCAGCTCGGATTCAGTTGATCTATGAGAGAGCTTTGGCTGAGAACTGCCTTGTCCCAGACCTCTGGGCACGCTACAACCAGTATTTG GACAGGCAGCTGAAGGTGAAGGAATTGGTTTTATCCGCTCACGACCGCGCTGTCAGGAACTGCCCCTGGACTGTTGGGCTGTGGATTCGGTACCTGCTGGCCATGGAGAGGCACAGGGTTGAGCACAGCATCATTTCTG aaatgtttgaaaaagCTCTGAATGCAGGTTTTATTCAAGCAACAGATTATGTAGAGATCTGGCAGGCCTACCTGGATTACCTGAGGAGAAGGGTGGATTTTACACAAG actCCAGtaaggagctggaggagctgcgcTCTGCGTTTGCACGAGCTGTGGAGTACTTGAAACAAGAAGTAGAAGAAA GGTTCAGTGAAAGTGGAGATCCATCCTGCACCATCATGCAGAACTGGGCAAGAGTTGAG GCCCGCTTGTGTAACAACATGCAGAAagccagggagctctgggacaaCATCATGACTAAAGGAAATGCCAAATATGCCAACATGTGGCTGGAGTATTACAACCTGGAAAG ggcccatggggacacccagcactgcaggaaggctctgcacCGGGCAGTGCAGTGCACCAGTGACTACCCCGAGCATGTCTGCGAGGTGCTGCTCACCCTGGAGAGGATAGAAG GAACACTGGAAGACTGGGATGCAGCTGTTCAGAAAACTGAGAACAGATTGGCTCGAGTGAATGAACAAAGAGCAAAG GCTGCTGAGAAAGAAGCTGCTCTggcaaagcaggaggaggagagagctgAGCAGAGAAAGCAAGCAAGGGCAGAGAAGAAAGCttccaaaaaagccaaaaaaaccagGACTGGGGACAAGCGCAAAGCAGACGAGGATGACGAGGGTGAATGGGGACAAGaagaag AGCTGCCCAGCAAGAGGCACAGGGGAGAGGGTGATGGAATGCTCCCTGAAGAGGACATGGAAGTGGAGACAGGGCTCTTTGGGAGGAGTGAAAAACCCGATGGCCCCGCAGCGCCAAAGGAAAAGGCGTCCACCAGCCGCAAGGACATCCCCAAAGTGTTCCACGACAGCAGCAAGGATAAAGTCACTGTGTTTGTCAGCAACCTCTCCTACACCATGGCAGAGCCCGAAGCCAAGCTGAGGGAGCTctttgggagctgtggggaggtCGTGGAGGTCCGAGCAGTGTTCAACAACAAGGGCACCTTCCGGGGCTACTGCTACGTGCAGTtcggggaggaggaggcggctCGGCAGGCCCTGGCCTTGGACCGCACGGCCGTGGAGGGCAGGCCCATGTTTGTGTCCCCTTGTGTTGACAAGAACAAGAATCCTGACTTTAAG GTGTTCAGGTACAGCACTACCCTGGAGAAACATAAACTCTTTATATCTGGTTTGCCATTTTCCTGCACtaaggaggagctggaggaggtgtGTAAAGCCCATGGGAATGTGAAGGACATTCGACTGGTCACcaacagagctggaaaaccCAAG